A single region of the Stenotrophomonas sp. Marseille-Q4652 genome encodes:
- a CDS encoding translocation/assembly module TamB domain-containing protein: MRVLAIRSTIGATALVVLGLLLLYWLLQTVAGREVLMAQVVARLPADASLTWERAEGPLAGPLILHDVDFRWGTDIHFAAKRAYLDPDIRPLLGRKLRLDALQLTDAQLNLGRSEEPFELPSWPESLPQVEMPLAIQADTIIVDGLRVTQLGEPVIDISQIRGGLELANGELRAQQLQVQSDRGDFRVHGHYLPVRDYDTDLVVSARLPAPAGRTPATLGLAARGDLARMEVALAGKAPQPLHAQLVFTGREDPVWELKARSEELDLALLLPPGDAAAGEPLAFDFSAGGKGGDARLQGSLRRGELDVSLEPSRVKLQDQVLTVAPLVVNAFDGRAVLNGTADLRDRDNANFRFSVIAAGLRFEPAAETGSAQPVPVELLEARLGVAGNLQHWAVVGTAEVERDGQQARLQVDGRGAGEAVELRQFRATTPGGELDVTGNIGWSPVLEWDLAARLGNFDPGYFVPGWDGRLSGQLASDGRQLPPPAPGLASPGFEARVNVPGIKGSLRGRPLDGKGRFNLRGSHGQGEVALAVGNSRIDARGSVGDRLDINARFEPLQLDDLLPGASGSVRGTALIKGPRSAPDIDVDLAGNGLRWNDWSAGSITLQGRLPAQGEGGALALRARALDVGMLLDQVEADTRGSLQNLRINAQVDNEMARLALRGNLSRRGEQWQGMLDGLRIAPAKGAPWQLRQPSTFAVAGQRITLSDTCLGADTGGALCLSADWPRQGLSVRGDALPLALVQPWLPPNAGRRIHLRGELTLDGNLRPAGNTWQGGLKVASLEGGIRLGDNARRELVRYDHFSWDVELNPQKIRSRFGIGFQGDGYVDATVDTGWDPAAPLTGELYLYMSRLYWLELFSPDLVRPQGVLEGHVSLRGTRGTPSLGGDARLSEFTGEFPALGLNLSEGKGSFTAQPDGSARINASVRSGEGTLVVDGGLSWFGDATPLQLHITGKDVLIANTSELRAIAHPDLDFTIIDRTLTLRGSVLVPEADIDLERLDRGTSVSEDVVVLDPVDPEAGPSSPLDMDLAVTLGDKVKMSGFGLKGALAGKMQVRARPGREMTATGGLEVSGRYKAYGQDLTIARGELVWSNHVVSDPRINIRAERVIGDVTAGIHVTGRALAPRADVWSDPAMSQSESLAYLVLGRSLSGASGNQAEQVNAASAALSAGSGLLASQLGARLGFDDAGVSQSRVLGGSVVGVGKYLSPRLYVGYGVSLIGAGSVLTLKYLLRRGFDVELESSTVENRGSVNWRREK, from the coding sequence CTGCGGGTGCTGGCGATCCGCAGCACCATCGGCGCGACCGCGCTGGTGGTGCTGGGCCTGCTGCTGCTGTACTGGCTGCTGCAGACCGTGGCCGGCCGCGAGGTGCTGATGGCGCAGGTGGTGGCGCGGCTGCCGGCCGATGCCAGCCTGACCTGGGAGCGCGCCGAGGGTCCGCTGGCCGGGCCGCTGATCCTGCACGACGTGGATTTCCGCTGGGGCACCGACATCCATTTCGCGGCCAAGCGGGCCTACCTGGATCCGGACATCCGCCCGCTGCTGGGCCGCAAGCTGCGCCTGGACGCGCTGCAGCTCACCGACGCGCAGCTCAACCTTGGCAGGAGCGAGGAGCCGTTCGAGCTGCCGTCCTGGCCCGAATCGCTGCCGCAGGTGGAGATGCCCCTGGCGATCCAGGCCGACACCATCATCGTCGACGGCCTGCGCGTGACCCAGCTTGGCGAGCCGGTGATCGACATCAGCCAGATCCGCGGCGGGCTGGAGCTGGCCAATGGCGAGCTGCGCGCGCAGCAGCTGCAGGTGCAGAGCGACCGCGGCGACTTCCGCGTGCACGGCCATTACCTGCCGGTGCGCGACTACGACACCGACCTGGTGGTCTCGGCGCGGCTGCCCGCGCCCGCTGGCCGCACCCCGGCCACGCTGGGCCTGGCCGCGCGCGGTGACCTGGCGCGGATGGAAGTCGCACTGGCCGGCAAGGCGCCACAGCCGCTGCATGCGCAGTTGGTGTTCACCGGTCGCGAGGATCCGGTGTGGGAGCTCAAGGCGCGCAGCGAGGAACTCGACCTGGCCCTGCTGCTGCCTCCGGGCGACGCCGCCGCCGGCGAACCGCTGGCGTTTGATTTCAGCGCCGGCGGCAAGGGCGGCGATGCGCGCCTGCAGGGTTCGCTGCGCCGCGGTGAGCTGGACGTGTCGCTGGAGCCGTCGCGGGTGAAGCTGCAGGACCAGGTGCTTACCGTCGCACCGCTGGTGGTCAACGCCTTCGATGGCCGCGCCGTGCTCAACGGCACCGCCGACCTGCGGGATCGCGACAACGCCAATTTCCGCTTCTCGGTGATCGCCGCCGGCCTGCGCTTCGAACCGGCTGCCGAGACCGGTAGCGCGCAGCCGGTGCCGGTGGAGCTGCTCGAGGCGCGCCTGGGCGTGGCCGGCAACCTGCAGCACTGGGCGGTGGTCGGCACCGCCGAGGTCGAGCGCGACGGCCAGCAGGCCCGCCTGCAGGTCGATGGCCGTGGCGCCGGCGAGGCCGTGGAGCTGCGCCAGTTCCGCGCCACCACGCCCGGCGGCGAGCTGGACGTGACCGGCAACATCGGCTGGTCGCCGGTGCTGGAATGGGACCTGGCCGCGCGCCTGGGCAATTTCGATCCCGGCTATTTCGTGCCCGGCTGGGATGGCCGCCTGTCCGGCCAGCTGGCCAGCGATGGCCGCCAGTTGCCGCCACCGGCACCCGGCCTCGCCAGCCCCGGCTTCGAGGCGCGGGTGAACGTGCCCGGGATCAAGGGGTCGCTGCGTGGCCGTCCGCTCGACGGCAAGGGACGCTTCAACCTGCGCGGCAGCCACGGCCAGGGCGAAGTCGCGCTGGCCGTGGGCAACAGCCGCATCGACGCACGCGGCAGCGTGGGCGACCGCCTCGACATCAATGCCCGCTTCGAGCCGCTGCAGCTGGACGACCTGCTGCCCGGCGCCAGCGGCAGCGTGCGGGGCACTGCCCTGATCAAGGGCCCGCGCAGCGCGCCGGACATCGACGTCGACCTGGCCGGCAACGGCCTGCGCTGGAACGACTGGAGCGCAGGTTCGATCACCCTGCAGGGACGCCTGCCCGCCCAGGGCGAGGGCGGGGCGCTGGCACTGCGCGCACGCGCGCTGGACGTCGGCATGCTGCTGGACCAGGTCGAGGCCGATACCCGCGGCAGCCTGCAGAACCTGCGCATCAACGCGCAGGTCGACAACGAGATGGCCAGGCTCGCGCTGCGCGGCAACCTCTCCCGCCGCGGCGAGCAGTGGCAGGGCATGCTCGACGGGCTGCGCATCGCCCCGGCCAAGGGCGCGCCGTGGCAGCTGCGCCAGCCGTCCACCTTCGCCGTGGCCGGACAGCGCATCACCCTGTCCGACACCTGCCTGGGCGCCGACACCGGCGGCGCGCTGTGCCTGTCGGCCGACTGGCCGCGGCAGGGCCTGAGCGTGCGCGGCGACGCGCTGCCGCTGGCGCTGGTGCAGCCGTGGTTGCCGCCCAATGCCGGGCGCCGCATCCACCTGCGCGGCGAGCTCACCCTGGACGGCAACCTGCGCCCGGCCGGCAACACCTGGCAGGGCGGCCTGAAGGTGGCCTCGCTGGAAGGCGGTATCCGCCTGGGCGACAACGCGCGGCGCGAACTGGTGCGCTACGACCATTTCTCCTGGGACGTGGAGCTGAACCCTCAGAAGATCCGCTCGCGCTTCGGCATTGGTTTCCAGGGCGATGGCTACGTCGATGCCACCGTCGATACCGGCTGGGACCCGGCCGCGCCGCTGACCGGCGAGCTGTACCTGTACATGTCGCGGCTGTACTGGCTGGAGCTGTTCTCGCCGGACCTGGTGCGGCCGCAGGGCGTGCTGGAGGGCCATGTCAGCCTGCGCGGCACGCGCGGCACGCCCTCGCTGGGCGGCGACGCACGGCTGAGCGAGTTCACCGGCGAGTTCCCGGCGCTGGGCCTGAACCTGAGCGAGGGCAAGGGCAGCTTCACCGCGCAGCCCGATGGCTCGGCGCGGATCAATGCCTCGGTCAGGTCGGGCGAGGGCACGCTGGTGGTCGACGGCGGCCTGTCCTGGTTTGGCGATGCCACGCCGCTGCAGCTGCACATCACCGGCAAGGACGTGCTGATCGCCAACACCAGCGAGCTGCGTGCGATCGCCCATCCGGACCTGGACTTCACCATCATCGACCGCACCCTGACCCTGCGCGGCAGCGTGCTGGTGCCCGAGGCCGACATCGACCTGGAGCGCCTGGACCGCGGCACCTCGGTGTCCGAGGACGTGGTGGTGCTGGACCCGGTCGATCCGGAGGCCGGCCCGTCCTCGCCGCTGGACATGGACCTGGCCGTGACCCTCGGCGACAAGGTGAAGATGTCCGGCTTCGGCCTGAAGGGCGCGCTGGCCGGCAAGATGCAGGTGCGCGCGCGGCCGGGCCGGGAGATGACCGCCACCGGCGGGCTGGAAGTCAGCGGCCGCTACAAGGCCTATGGCCAGGACCTGACAATCGCCCGCGGCGAGCTGGTGTGGAGCAACCACGTGGTGTCCGACCCGCGCATCAACATCCGCGCCGAGCGCGTGATCGGCGACGTCACCGCCGGCATCCACGTCACCGGCCGCGCGCTGGCGCCGCGTGCGGACGTGTGGTCGGACCCGGCGATGTCGCAGTCCGAATCGCTGGCCTATCTGGTGCTGGGGCGCAGCCTCAGCGGCGCCAGCGGCAACCAGGCCGAGCAGGTCAACGCCGCCTCGGCCGCGCTGTCGGCCGGCAGCGGCCTGCTTGCCTCGCAGCTGGGTGCGCGGCTGGGCTTCGACGATGCCGGCGTGAGCCAGTCGCGCGTGCTGGGCGGTTCGGTGGTCGGCGTCGGCAAGTACCTCTCGCCCAGGCTCTACGTCGGCTACGGGGTGTCGCTGATCGGCGCCGGTTCGGTGCTGACCCTGAAGTACCTGCTGCGCCGTGGCTTTGACGTCGAACTGGAATCAAGCACGGTGGAGAACCGCGGCTCGGTCAACTGGCGGCGGGAGAAGTAG
- a CDS encoding S46 family peptidase: MTRKPLAAALALGMGMAMGAQANEGMWMPTQLPELAKTLEQAGFKGDPRGLADVTAAPLSAVVRVGGGTGAFVSPDGLLLTNHHVAYGVIQYNASKEHNLIDEGFIAQGRRDERAANPDYRVLVTVGFDKVTDEVLKDARGKTGRDYYEAVERAPKRIVSDCEAEGGVRCSVANMYYGSDFYRIRQLELTDIRLVYAPPRAIGNYGDEIDNFMWPRHTGDFTLLRAYVGKDGKPAPYSQDNVPYQPPAHLKMSLDGPKEGDYAMLAGYPGTTYRLRTAAEFANQIETVLPRRVEVFQQLIDIVEAHGKDNADVRTRYASQLQGLKNNRKRAAGELEGLLRSDARNLRAQDEQAMLAATNSKYKADIDALFATLEAEVEMGASDFLLGTISSQTQLLRSALLLERLRVESAKPDAQRESGYQQRDHALIEGVLKQVQRRYDPTVEKALLTALLTRYQQLPDAQRDARYDQVFGRTPAELGKRLDALYAGTRLGEEAQRLSRFERARNGQALDADPLLAAAATLVAAQLDSEGRSKQRQGEQLRLRPAYMQALFDWRAKQGRAVYPDANSTLRISYGKVEALHPRDAVSYSPVTTVAGIVEKNTNTVPFDAPKPLLDAIAKGDFGNTADAALKTQTVNFLTNLDTTGGNSGSPVLNAKGELIGLNFDSNWESVSASWWFDPRYKRAVHVDMRYLRWLMDKVYPAHDLLAEMGVPAE; the protein is encoded by the coding sequence ATGACACGCAAACCGCTGGCTGCCGCACTGGCATTGGGGATGGGAATGGCCATGGGTGCCCAGGCCAACGAGGGCATGTGGATGCCGACCCAGCTGCCGGAGCTGGCCAAGACCCTCGAGCAGGCCGGCTTCAAGGGCGACCCGCGCGGCCTGGCCGACGTAACCGCGGCGCCGCTGAGCGCGGTGGTGCGCGTGGGCGGCGGCACCGGTGCGTTCGTCTCGCCCGATGGCCTGCTGCTGACCAACCACCACGTGGCCTATGGCGTGATCCAGTACAACGCCAGCAAGGAACACAACCTGATCGACGAGGGCTTCATCGCCCAGGGCCGCCGCGACGAGCGCGCGGCCAACCCGGATTACCGCGTGCTGGTGACGGTGGGCTTCGACAAGGTCACCGACGAGGTACTGAAGGACGCCCGCGGCAAGACCGGCCGTGACTATTACGAGGCGGTGGAGCGCGCGCCCAAGCGCATCGTCAGCGACTGCGAGGCCGAGGGCGGCGTGCGCTGCTCGGTGGCCAACATGTACTACGGCAGCGACTTCTACCGCATCCGCCAGCTCGAACTCACCGACATCCGCCTGGTCTATGCGCCGCCGCGCGCGATCGGCAATTACGGCGACGAGATCGACAACTTCATGTGGCCGCGCCACACCGGCGACTTCACCCTGCTGCGTGCCTACGTCGGCAAGGACGGCAAGCCGGCCCCGTACAGCCAGGACAACGTCCCCTACCAGCCGCCGGCACACCTGAAGATGTCGCTGGACGGTCCGAAGGAAGGCGACTACGCGATGCTCGCCGGCTACCCGGGCACCACCTACCGCCTGCGCACCGCGGCCGAGTTCGCCAACCAGATCGAGACCGTGCTGCCGCGCCGGGTCGAGGTGTTCCAGCAGCTGATCGACATCGTCGAGGCCCATGGCAAGGACAACGCCGACGTCCGCACCCGCTACGCCTCGCAGCTGCAGGGCCTGAAGAACAACCGCAAGCGCGCCGCCGGCGAGCTGGAAGGGCTGCTGCGCAGCGATGCACGCAACCTGCGGGCGCAGGACGAGCAGGCGATGCTGGCCGCCACCAACAGCAAGTACAAGGCCGACATCGACGCCCTGTTCGCCACGCTGGAAGCCGAGGTCGAGATGGGTGCCAGCGACTTCCTGCTCGGCACCATCTCCAGCCAGACCCAGCTGCTGCGTTCGGCGCTGCTGCTCGAGCGCCTGCGCGTGGAATCGGCCAAGCCCGATGCGCAGCGCGAGTCCGGCTACCAGCAGCGCGACCACGCGCTGATCGAAGGAGTGCTCAAGCAGGTCCAGCGCCGTTACGACCCCACGGTCGAGAAGGCCCTGCTGACCGCGCTGCTGACCCGTTACCAGCAGTTGCCCGATGCGCAGCGCGATGCGCGCTATGACCAGGTGTTCGGCCGCACCCCGGCCGAGCTGGGCAAGCGCCTGGACGCGCTGTACGCCGGGACCCGGCTGGGCGAGGAAGCGCAGCGCCTGTCGCGCTTCGAACGTGCCCGCAACGGCCAGGCGCTGGACGCCGACCCGCTGCTGGCCGCCGCCGCGACCCTGGTCGCCGCCCAGCTCGACTCCGAGGGCAGGAGCAAGCAGCGCCAGGGCGAGCAGCTGCGCCTGCGCCCGGCCTACATGCAGGCGCTGTTCGACTGGCGGGCAAAGCAGGGCCGTGCGGTGTACCCGGATGCCAACAGCACCCTGCGCATCAGCTACGGCAAGGTCGAGGCGCTGCACCCGCGTGACGCGGTGAGCTATTCGCCAGTGACCACTGTGGCCGGCATCGTCGAGAAGAACACCAACACGGTGCCGTTCGACGCGCCGAAGCCCTTGCTGGACGCCATCGCCAAGGGTGACTTCGGCAACACCGCCGATGCGGCGCTGAAGACCCAGACGGTCAACTTCCTCACCAACCTGGACACCACCGGCGGCAACTCCGGCTCGCCGGTGCTCAATGCGAAGGGTGAGCTGATCGGCCTGAACTTCGACTCCAACTGGGAGTCGGTCAGCGCCAGCTGGTGGTTCGACCCGCGCTACAAGCGTGCCGTGCACGTGGACATGCGCTACCTGCGCTGGCTGATGGACAAGGTCTATCCGGCCCACGACCTGCTGGCCGAGATGGGCGTGCCGGCCGAGTAA
- a CDS encoding PAS domain-containing hybrid sensor histidine kinase/response regulator, with amino-acid sequence MVSSWILLLVSLGYAALLFGVAWWGDRRPMYPDRPWLRPAVYSLALAVYCSSWTFYGAVGTAVRSGVSYLPIYVGPILLMLFGWRIIERLALIARSENVVSIADFISSRYGRSRRLAALVALIALIGVIPYLALQYKAVAMSLRVLTGHDGSGSFLTDPALYVALLMALFATLFGTRQVDATEHHHGMMLAIALESVIKLVAMVAVGLFAYLWLTDRDVAVTDSVQTLFQHSAPVGLVSQTLLSFLAIICLPRQFHVAVVECGAVGDVRRSRWLFAGYLVIISAMVVPIATAGITLFGGNAEIANDSIVLALPLAEGRNALALIAYVGGFSAATGMVIVSSIALATMISNDLVMPLLLRRSDDHEEAAAVASRVLWIRRWAILLLGLAAYGYYRSSSNDSSLASYGLMAFAAVAQFAPGLIGGLYWRGASRRGVETGMVLGFAVWLYTLLLPALTLGGWIDAAWLDEGPFGLRWLRPQQLFGLTGWDPLTHGTFWSLLVNAFTMMVVSARWRPGVAERLRAAPFLEPYAQRPVVGGDWPGHVQVGDLLALAARVVGERHARRSFQEQAQVLGRELQDTAAADRIWVQFTERMLAASIGAASSRLLLTSLLRGSGMDLGEVVAVLDEAGQELRFNREILSTTLENISAGVSVVDPDMRLTAWNRRYQQMFDYPDGMLYVGRPVADLIRYNAERGELGEGDIEQQIARRIAHMRAGSPHVFERTRADGKVIELRGQALPGGGYVTSYNDITDYKRAERALLEANETLEQRVAERSQAAEAAQQSKSRFLAAISHDVLQPLNAARLFASALRESEHNNPEQQHLAERVDASLRAAEELLDGLLDVSRLDAGALQAKHTDFDASALLHELAAQYAPVAAARELRLHVHARPLWVRSDRRLLRRVMQNFIANALRYTRQGRIVLCLRGRGDHVELQVWDTGPGIPERHMQQIFDEFHRYQQPFDWGEQGLGLGLSICQRIARLLDHQLQARSRVGHGSMFGIIVPRVRASERVVPAPGREIAGTPVGESLEGLRVLCVDNDPEILDGMRALLGRWQVEVITASTVDAALEALAREPHVMLVDYHLHDRLDGLETLALLRETSAQRLPGVLLTADGRDELKKAAREQGWRLLTKPVKPASLRAFLSAQVVLRRNGG; translated from the coding sequence TTGGTCTCTAGCTGGATACTGCTGCTGGTCTCGCTCGGCTATGCCGCGCTGCTGTTCGGCGTGGCGTGGTGGGGCGACCGTCGCCCGATGTATCCAGACCGGCCGTGGCTGCGCCCGGCGGTCTACAGCCTGGCGCTTGCGGTGTACTGCTCGTCGTGGACCTTCTACGGCGCGGTCGGCACCGCGGTGCGCAGCGGGGTGAGTTACCTGCCGATCTACGTCGGCCCGATCCTGCTGATGCTGTTCGGCTGGCGCATCATCGAGCGGCTGGCGTTGATCGCGCGCAGCGAGAATGTCGTCTCCATCGCCGACTTCATCTCCTCCCGTTACGGCCGCTCGCGGCGGCTGGCCGCGCTGGTGGCGCTGATCGCCCTGATCGGCGTGATCCCCTACCTGGCGCTGCAGTACAAGGCGGTGGCGATGAGCCTGCGGGTGCTGACCGGGCATGATGGCAGCGGCAGCTTCCTGACCGATCCCGCCCTGTACGTGGCGCTGCTGATGGCGCTGTTCGCCACCCTGTTCGGTACCCGCCAGGTCGATGCCACCGAGCACCACCACGGCATGATGCTGGCCATCGCGCTGGAGTCGGTGATCAAGCTGGTGGCGATGGTGGCCGTGGGCCTGTTCGCCTACCTGTGGCTGACCGACCGCGACGTGGCGGTCACCGATTCGGTGCAGACCCTGTTCCAGCACAGCGCGCCGGTGGGGCTGGTGTCGCAGACCCTGCTCAGCTTCCTGGCCATCATCTGCCTGCCGCGCCAGTTCCACGTGGCGGTGGTCGAGTGTGGCGCCGTCGGCGATGTGCGCCGTTCGCGCTGGCTGTTCGCCGGCTACCTGGTGATCATCTCGGCGATGGTGGTGCCGATCGCCACCGCCGGCATCACCCTGTTCGGCGGCAATGCCGAAATCGCCAACGACTCGATCGTGCTGGCGCTGCCGCTGGCCGAAGGCCGCAACGCGCTGGCGTTGATCGCCTATGTCGGCGGCTTCTCCGCGGCCACCGGCATGGTCATCGTGTCCTCGATCGCGCTGGCGACAATGATCTCCAACGACCTGGTGATGCCGCTGCTGCTGCGTCGCAGTGACGACCACGAGGAAGCGGCGGCGGTGGCCTCGCGGGTGCTGTGGATACGGCGCTGGGCGATCCTGCTGCTGGGCCTGGCCGCCTATGGCTACTACCGCTCCAGCAGCAACGACAGCTCGCTGGCCTCCTACGGCCTGATGGCCTTTGCCGCGGTGGCGCAGTTCGCCCCCGGCCTGATCGGTGGCCTGTACTGGCGCGGCGCCAGCCGCCGTGGCGTGGAGACCGGCATGGTGCTGGGCTTCGCGGTGTGGCTCTACACCCTGCTGCTGCCCGCGCTCACCCTCGGTGGCTGGATCGACGCGGCGTGGCTGGACGAGGGTCCGTTCGGCCTGCGCTGGCTGCGTCCGCAGCAGTTGTTCGGCCTCACCGGCTGGGATCCGCTGACCCACGGCACGTTCTGGTCACTGCTGGTCAACGCCTTCACCATGATGGTGGTGTCCGCGCGCTGGCGCCCGGGCGTGGCCGAGCGGCTGCGCGCCGCGCCGTTCCTGGAACCGTATGCGCAGCGCCCGGTGGTCGGCGGTGACTGGCCGGGCCATGTCCAGGTCGGCGACCTGCTGGCACTGGCCGCGCGCGTGGTCGGCGAGCGCCATGCCCGGCGCTCGTTCCAGGAACAGGCGCAGGTGCTGGGCCGCGAACTGCAGGACACGGCGGCGGCCGACCGCATCTGGGTGCAGTTCACCGAGCGCATGCTCGCCGCCTCGATCGGCGCGGCGTCCTCTCGCCTGCTGCTGACCAGCCTGCTGCGCGGCTCGGGCATGGACCTGGGCGAAGTGGTGGCGGTGCTGGACGAGGCCGGGCAGGAGCTGCGCTTCAATCGCGAGATCCTGTCCACCACGCTGGAGAACATCAGCGCCGGGGTCAGCGTGGTCGATCCGGACATGCGCCTGACCGCATGGAACCGACGCTACCAGCAGATGTTCGACTACCCCGACGGGATGCTCTACGTCGGCCGCCCGGTGGCCGACCTGATCCGCTACAACGCCGAGCGCGGCGAGCTGGGCGAGGGCGACATCGAACAGCAGATCGCGCGCCGCATCGCGCACATGCGCGCCGGCTCGCCACACGTGTTCGAGCGCACCCGTGCCGACGGCAAGGTGATCGAGCTGCGCGGCCAGGCGCTGCCAGGTGGCGGCTACGTCACCAGCTACAACGACATCACCGACTACAAGCGTGCCGAACGCGCGCTGCTGGAAGCCAACGAGACCCTGGAACAGCGCGTGGCCGAGCGCTCGCAGGCCGCCGAGGCCGCGCAGCAGTCCAAGAGCCGCTTCCTGGCCGCGATCAGCCACGACGTGCTGCAGCCGCTCAACGCCGCGCGCCTGTTCGCCTCGGCGCTGCGCGAGAGCGAGCACAACAATCCCGAGCAGCAGCACCTGGCCGAGCGCGTGGATGCCTCGCTGCGCGCGGCCGAGGAACTGCTCGACGGCCTGCTCGACGTCTCGCGCCTGGACGCGGGTGCGCTGCAGGCCAAGCACACCGATTTCGATGCCAGCGCGCTGCTGCACGAGCTGGCCGCGCAGTACGCGCCGGTGGCCGCCGCGCGCGAACTGCGCCTGCACGTGCACGCGCGCCCGCTGTGGGTACGCAGCGACCGCCGGCTGCTGCGCCGGGTGATGCAGAACTTCATCGCCAACGCGCTGCGCTATACCCGCCAGGGCCGCATCGTGCTGTGCCTGCGCGGCCGCGGCGACCACGTCGAGCTGCAGGTGTGGGATACCGGCCCGGGCATCCCCGAGCGCCACATGCAGCAGATCTTCGACGAGTTCCACCGCTACCAGCAGCCGTTCGACTGGGGCGAGCAGGGACTGGGCCTGGGCCTGTCGATCTGCCAGCGCATCGCGCGCCTGCTCGACCACCAGCTGCAGGCGCGCAGCCGCGTCGGCCACGGCAGCATGTTCGGGATCATCGTGCCGCGGGTGCGTGCCTCCGAGCGCGTCGTGCCGGCGCCGGGGCGCGAGATCGCCGGCACGCCGGTGGGCGAATCGCTCGAAGGCCTGCGCGTGCTGTGCGTGGACAACGACCCGGAGATCCTGGACGGCATGCGCGCGCTGCTGGGCCGCTGGCAGGTGGAGGTCATCACCGCCTCCACCGTCGATGCGGCGCTGGAGGCGCTGGCCCGGGAGCCGCACGTGATGCTGGTGGACTACCACCTGCACGACCGCCTCGACGGCCTGGAAACCCTGGCCCTGCTGCGCGAGACCAGCGCGCAGCGCCTGCCGGGCGTGCTGCTCACCGCCGATGGCCGCGACGAGCTGAAGAAGGCCGCGCGCGAGCAGGGCTGGCGGCTGCTGACCAAACCGGTCAAGCCGGCGTCGCTGCGCGCCTTCCTCTCGGCCCAGGTGGTCCTGCGCCGCAACGGCGGCTGA
- a CDS encoding manganese efflux pump MntP family protein yields MSPISIFFIGLAMSADAFAAAIGRGAAMGRPRLGDALRAGLIFGAIEAITPLLGWLLGKATAQYVQAWDHWIAFGLLLVLGLHMIHAGIRGEDPEQEATGKARSSWLLALTGLATSIDAAAIGVGLAFLDVHIGVVAAVIGLCTFAMVTLGVMLGRVLGDLAGKRAEIIGGVILIVIGAGILYEHLHAVAA; encoded by the coding sequence ATGTCTCCCATTTCGATCTTCTTCATTGGCCTGGCCATGTCGGCCGACGCCTTCGCAGCCGCCATCGGCAGGGGCGCGGCCATGGGCCGCCCGCGGCTGGGCGATGCACTGCGCGCCGGCCTGATCTTCGGCGCCATCGAAGCCATTACTCCCCTCCTGGGCTGGCTGCTGGGCAAGGCCACCGCGCAGTACGTGCAGGCCTGGGACCACTGGATCGCGTTCGGCCTGCTGCTGGTGCTGGGCCTGCACATGATCCACGCCGGCATCCGCGGTGAGGACCCGGAGCAGGAGGCCACCGGCAAGGCGCGGTCGTCCTGGCTGCTGGCACTCACCGGCCTGGCCACCAGCATCGACGCGGCCGCGATCGGCGTGGGCCTGGCCTTCCTGGACGTGCATATCGGCGTGGTCGCCGCGGTGATCGGCCTGTGCACCTTCGCCATGGTCACCCTGGGCGTGATGCTGGGCCGGGTGCTGGGCGACCTGGCCGGCAAGCGCGCGGAGATCATCGGCGGCGTGATCCTGATCGTGATCGGCGCCGGCATCCTCTACGAGCACCTGCACGCGGTCGCAGCCTGA
- a CDS encoding response regulator transcription factor: MTTLLIADDHPLFREALRGAVQRVIPGVTLHEADSVEALYALAEQHNDADLVLMDLNMPGAQGFNALVHMRSQHPQLPVVVVSAREEARVMRRALDHGAFGFIPKSADSDTIGRALTAVLDGEHWMPEAAQSEPPIDEAEREVGARLRELTPQQFRVLQMLGSGLLNKQIAWELNVSEATIKAHVTAILRKLGATNRTQAVLMAGKLAIDGEGIVLPVEED; the protein is encoded by the coding sequence ATGACCACCCTCCTCATCGCCGACGACCATCCCCTGTTCCGCGAGGCCCTGCGCGGCGCGGTGCAGCGCGTCATCCCCGGCGTCACCCTGCACGAGGCCGACAGCGTCGAGGCGCTGTACGCGCTGGCCGAGCAGCACAACGACGCCGACCTGGTGCTGATGGACCTCAACATGCCCGGCGCGCAGGGCTTCAACGCGCTGGTGCACATGCGCTCGCAGCATCCACAGCTGCCGGTGGTGGTGGTCTCCGCACGCGAGGAAGCGCGGGTGATGCGCCGCGCCCTGGACCACGGCGCGTTCGGCTTCATCCCGAAGTCGGCCGACTCGGACACCATCGGCCGCGCCCTGACCGCGGTGCTGGACGGCGAACACTGGATGCCCGAGGCCGCGCAGAGCGAACCCCCGATCGACGAGGCCGAGCGCGAGGTCGGCGCGCGCCTGCGCGAGCTGACCCCGCAGCAGTTCCGCGTGCTGCAGATGCTCGGCTCGGGCCTGCTCAACAAGCAGATCGCCTGGGAGCTCAACGTCTCCGAGGCCACGATCAAGGCCCACGTCACCGCCATCCTGCGCAAGCTCGGCGCCACCAACCGCACCCAGGCGGTGCTGATGGCCGGCAAGCTGGCCATTGATGGCGAAGGCATCGTGCTGCCGGTCGAAGAGGACTGA